The Gemmatirosa kalamazoonensis nucleotide sequence AGGTGTCGCACTGATGCCCCGGCCGCTCCCCGACGGAACGTCGCTCGTGTACGCCGTCTCTCGCTCCGGTGCCGCGAATCCCGCGAGCCTGAGCCTCGTGTCGCTGGCGACGGGCGAGACCACGCCGTTGGACGTGAGCGCATACGCGCCGTTAGGCACCCGCGGCGCGTGGCTCCTCGTCGAGCGGCGCGACGGCGTCACGGGGAGCATCGCGGCGGTGCCGTTCGACGCGCGGCGCCGACGGGTCGGGACGACGTCGGTGACGCTCGCGCAGGGGCTGACGTTCCGGACGACCGTCGGGCTGAACGCGTCGCTCGCCGACGACGGCTCGCTGGTGTACACGCGCGGCGTGCCGGGCCGCCGACTGGCGATCACCGACGCCGGCGGCGCGATCACCGCGACGTTCCCGGAGACGCGCGGCTTCTTCGACCCGCACGTGTCGCCCGACGGGCGGCGCGTCGCGGTCGTCGTGGCCGAAGCGGGCGGCGCCGACGCGCCGACGGCCGACGTGTGGGTCTACGACGTGGGGTCGGAAACACCCAGCCGGCTCACCGCCGGACAGCTCGTGCGCTACGTCGCGTGGGCGCCCGGCGGGACGCGGCTCGTCTACGTGCAGAACCCCGTGCGCGGACCGTCGGAGATCTGGACGGTGTCCGGCGACGGCAGCGGCGCGGCCGAACGGCTCTACGCCGCGCCCGAGGGGGTCCGCATCCAATCGCCGCCGTCGTACGTCGACGACGGACGCGCCGTGATCTTCGAGGCCATCGACCAGCGCACCCGGCGGCACGAGATCTGGCGCGTGCGCCTCGACTCCGCCGGCGGTGCCGCGGGCGCGCCGCTCCTGCGCTCGCCGTTCGACCTCGAGGACCCGCAGGTCTCGCCCGACGGCCGTTGGCTCGCCTACAGCTCCGACGAGACGGGGCAGCTGGAGGTGTACGTCCGCGCATACCCCGCGCTCGACCGGCGCGTGCGCATCTCCGCGGCGGGCGGCATCGCGCCGACGTGGGCGTCGGACGGGCGGCGGCTGTTCTATCAGGAGTCCGAGACGAGCGGCGGCCTCCTCGCCGCCGCGGTCGCGGCGGCGAGCGGGTCGCTCGCGGTGACGGAGCGTCGCGAGGTGCTGGCCACGTCGGGTGGCGAGCGGCCGATCGCCGGGTGGGGGGACTACGACGTGCGGCCCGGCGGCGCGGGGTTCGTCCTCGTCCGCCCGGTCGAGGAGCGCGGCCAGGAGCTCGTGCTCGTGCAGCACTGGGACCGCGAGCTGCGCGCACGCGCCGGCGGACGATGACGGACCGGGAGACCCTCGACATGCCTAACGACGACCCGTACCTGCGCGGCAAGCACGCGATCGTGACCGGCGGCAGCCGCGGCATCGGCGCCGCGATCGCCGCCGAGCTGGCCCGCGCCGGCGCCGACCTCACCATCCTGGCGCGCTCCACCGCGCGCCTCGACCAGCAGGCCGAGCGCCTCCGGGCGCTCGGCGCGCAGGTGACGGCGCTCGAGTGCGACATCGCCGAGGAGGCGAGCGTGCGCGCCTGCTTCGCGCGCGCCCGCGACGAGCGCGGCGACGCGTACGTGCTCGTGAACAACGCCGGCATGGCGGAGGCGGCTCCGTTCGGCGCGACGTCGCGCGAGCTGTGGGACCGCACGCTCGCCGTGAACCTCACGGGCGTGTTCACCTGCACGCAGCAGGTGCTGCCCGCCATGCTGCGGGCGCGCGCCGGCCGCGTGGTGAACGTGGCGTCGACGGCGGGGCTCCGCGGCTACAAGACGATGTCCGCGTACTGCGCGTCGAAGCACGGCGTGGTCGGCCTCACGCGCGCGCTCGCCGCCGAGACGGCGAAGCACGGCGTGACGGTGAACGCCGTGTGCCCCGGCTACGTCGCGACCGACATGACCGAGCACGCGGTGTCGAACGTGGTGCGCGCACTCGGCAAGTCGGAGGAGGACGCGCGAGCGATGATCGTCGGCACGGTGCCGCGCGGCTCGCTCATCACGCCGGAGGAGGTCGCGAGCGCCGTCCTCTGGCTCTGCCGGCCGGAGGCGGGCGCCGTGAGCGGCGTGGCGCTGCCGATCGCCGGAGGAGAGATGCCGTGAGCGACATCTGGCCGCACCACTTCGCGTGGCGAGTCGAGGGACGCGTCGGCGTCGTCACGTTCGACCGCCCGGAGCGCAAGAATCCCCTCACGTTCGAATCCTATCGCGAGCTCACCGACACGTTCGTCGCGCTGCGCGAGGCGCGCGACGTGCGCGCGGTCGTGCTCACGGGCGCGGAGGGCAACTTCTGCTCCGGCGGCGACGTGCACGAGATCATCGGCCCGCTCGTCGCCATGAAGCGCGCCGGCGACGACGCCGGGCTGCTCGCGTTCACGCGCATGACGGGCGACCTCGTGAAGGCGATGCGCGCCTGCCCGCTGCCGATCGTCGCCGCGGTGGACGGCGCGTGCGCGGGCGCGGGCGCGATCCTCGCCATGGCGAGCGATCTGCGCATCGGCACGGCGCGCAGCCGCGTCGCGTTCCTGTTCGCGCGCGTCGGGCTCTCCGGCGCCGACATGGGCGCGTGCGCGATGCTGCCGCGCATGATCGGCTTCGGGCGCGCGACCGACCTGCTCCTCACCGGCCGCGACATGAAGGGCGACGAGGCGCAGCAGTGCGGCTTCTACAATCGCCTCGCGGCGCCGGAGTCGCTGCTCGACGACGCGCTCGCGCTCGCGCGGTCGCTCGCCGACGGCCCCGCGGCCGCGCACGCGGTGACGAAGCGCTGCCTGCACGAGGAGTGGGACATGGACATCGAGTCGGCCATCGACCACGAGGCGCGCGAGCAGGCGGCGTGCATGCGGCACGAGGACTTCGAGCGCGCGTACCACGCGTTCGTCGAGAAGCGCGCCCCGGACTTCCGAGGCGACTGACGTGCGGCGTCGTCGCATTCACGACTCCACTCCGGCGTGTTCTCATTCAACGAATTCTCGGAATTCACTGAATTGAAACCCCACGTCGTGGAATCTTTCCAGCTGCGAGGAAGCCTGCCTGTGGAAACGCTCGGCTGGCCGTTCTTCGAAGACCGCCACCGCGCGCTCGCCGCGGAGCTGCACGCGTGGGCCGAGCGCGAGCTGCCGGCGCAGCACGGCGACGTCGACGCGGCGTGCCGAGACGTCGTGCGCCGGTTGGGCGACGCGGGCTGGCTGGGCCACGCCGTGCCGCCGCTCGACGTGCGCACGCTCTGCCTCGTTCGCGAGACGCTCGCCCGCGTCGACGCGCTGGCCGAGTTCGCATTCGCGATGCAGGCGCTCGGCAGCGGGCCGATCTCGCTCTACGGCACGGCGGCGCAGCGCGAGCGGTGGCTGCCGCGCGTCGCGCGGGGCGAGGCGATCGCGGCGTTCGCGATCTCCGAGGCCGACGCCGGATCCGACGTCGCCGCGATGCGCACGGTCGCGCGTCCTGACGGCGACGCGTGGATCATCGACGGCGAGAAGACGTGGATCTCGAACGCCGGCATCGCCGACCAGTACGTGGTGTTCTGCCGCGTCGCGGATGCCGAGCGCGCGTACGTCGCGCTCCTCGTCACGCCGGACGACGCGGGGTTCTCGGTGACCGCGCGCATCGACACCATCGCGCCGCACCCGCTGGGCACCGTGCGCTTCGACGGCTGCCGGGTCGACGCGGACCGCGTCGTCGGCGAGCCCCGGAAGGGGCTGCGCGTCGCGCTCGGCACGCTCGACGTCTTCCGCACCACGGTCGGGGCGGCGGCGCTCGGCCTCGCGCGGCGCGCGCTCGACGAGGCGCTCGCGTTCGCGGCGGCGCGGCGCATCTTCGGCAAGGCGCTGGCCGAGCATCAGCTCACGCAGGCACGGCTGGCGCGCATGGCGACGGAGATCGACGCGAGCGCGCTGCTCGTCTACCGCGCGGCGTGGACGAAGGATGGCGGCGCCGCGCGCGTGACGCGGGAAGCGGCGATGGCGAAGATGTACGCGACCGAGGCCGCGCAGCGCGTGATCGACGACGCGGTGCAGCTGCTCGGCGGCCGTGGCGTGACGAGCGGGCATCCGGTGGAGCGGCTCTACCGCGAGATCCGCTCGCTGCGCATCTACGAGGGCACCACCGAGGTGCAGCAGCTCGTGATCGCGCAGCAGATCCTGGAGGCCCACGCGAACCCGATCGAGCGATGACCACCGGTCACGTGGACACGTTCTGCGCCGACAACCTCCCGCCGCGCGAGCTGTGGCCGGTGCGCGACTGGACCGGCGTGCCGGAGCTCGCGTATCCCGCGCGGCTGAACTGCGCCGCGGAGCTGCTCGACCGCATGGTCGCGACGGGGCACGCGGACCGCGTGGCGCTGCGCTGGCCCGGCGGCCGCTGGACCTACGCCGAGCTGCTGGAGACGTCGAACCGCATCGCGAACGTGCTCGTGAACGACCTCGGGCTCGTGCCCGGCAACCGCGTGCTGCTGCGCGGGCCGAACGCGCCGATGCTCGCCGCGAGCTGGCTCGCCGTCGCGAAGGCGGGCGGCGTCGTGGTCTGCACGATGCCGCTGCTGCGCGAGCGCGAGATCCACTACATCGCCGAGAAGGCGAACGTCCACATCGCGCTGAGCGACGCGCGCGTGGCACCCGAGTGCGACGCCGCGTTCGCCGGCATCGGCACCGTGACGTGCTACGGCACGGACGACGGTTCCGGGCTCGAGCGCCTCATGCGCCGCGCGCCGTCGACGTTCGGGAACTGCGACACGGCGGCCGACGACATCGCGCTCATCGCGTTCACGTCGGGGAGCACGGGGCAGGGCAAGGGCACGATGCACGAGCACCGCGACGTGCTCGCGATCACCGACTGCTTCCCGCGCTACGTCTTGCAGCCCGACGCCGAGGACGTGTTCTGCGGCTCGCCGCCGCTCGGCTTCACCTACGCGTTGGGCGGGCTCCTCCTGTTCCCGCTGCGCGTCGGCGCGAGCGCGCTGCTGCTGGAGCAGGCGTCGCCGCCGCACCTCGCGAAGGCGATCGCCGAGCACCGGCCGACGGTGTGCTTCACCGCGCCGACCGCGTATCGCGCGATGTGCGGCATGCTGGGCGAGCACGACGTGTCGAGCCTGCGCAAGTGCGTGTCGGCCGGTGAGACGCTGCCGCGCAGCGTGTTCGACGCGTGGAAGTCCGCGACGGGGCTCGACATCATCGACGGCATCGGCGCGACGGAGATGCTGCACATCTTCATCAGCGCGTCGGGCGCCGACATCCGCCCGGGCTCCACGGGCCGGGTCGTTCCGGGCTACGAGGCGCGCGTGGTGGACGACGACGGCGACGAGGTGCCCGACGGCACCGTCGGTCATCTCGCCGTCCGCGGTCCGACCGGGTGCCGCTATCTCGCGAACCCGGATCGACAGCGCGAGTACGTGCGCGACGGATGGAACTTCACCGGCGACTCCTACCGGCGCGATGCGGACGGCTACTTCTGGTACCAGGCGCGGACCGACGACATCATCGTGTCCGCCGGCTACAACATCGCGGGCCCGGAGGTGGAGAACGTGCTGCTCGAGCATCCCGCGGTGGCGGAGTGCGCGGTGATCGGCGTGCCCGACGAGGAGCGCGGGCACATCGTGAAGGCGGTCGTCGTGCTGCGCGGCGCGCACGACGCGGGCGCGGCGATGGCGGCGGAGCTGCAAGAGTTCGTGAAGGCGCGCATCGCGCCGTACAAGTATCCGCGCGCGGTGGAGTTCGCGCACTCGCTGCCGCGCACGTCCACCGGCAAGCTGCAGCGCTACCGGCTGCGGGGAGGGGAGCCGCGCGCATGACGGGGTCCGATTCCGTACCGCTCCGCCCACGCGACTGGGCGGCGCCGCGCGGCTACACCGACGGGATCGTGGCGAGCGGCCGGCTGGTGGTGCTCGCCGGACAGATCGGCTGGAACCCACAGACCGCCGCGTTCGAGACGGACGACTTCGCGACGCAGGTGCGGCAGGCGCTGGCGAACGTCGCGCGCCTGCTCGACGAGGCGGGCGCGCAGCCGCGCCATCTCGTGCGTCTCACCTGGTTCGTCACCGACCGCGCCGCGTTTCTCGCGTCGCGCCGCGACGTCGGGGCGGCCTACCGCGAGCTGTTCGGCCTGCACTACCCACCGATGTCGGTGCTGTTCGTGTCGTCGCTCGTCGAGGAGCGCGCGAAGGTCGAGATCGAGGCGACGGCCGTTCTTCCCGATTGAAGTGATCGACGGCATCCGCGTCACCGACTGCCACATCCACATCCACCCGTGGCGCGAGCTGCGCGACGACGTGCTGGAGGTGCTGCGCCGCGGGCAGGACTTCGAGCGGCTCGTGGAGGTCATGTACGACCCGCGGCTGCTGCTCGAGATCATGGACGCCGAGGGGATCGACCGCGTGGGGCTCGTGAACTATCCCGCGCCGGAGGTGATGGGCACCGACCTGCGCACGATCCTGCACGCGGCGCGGTACGCCGAGTCGGCGCCAGACCGCATGATGTGGTACGGCGGCGTACACCCGCGCCACACCACCGATCCCGCGGGCGACGTCGACCGGCTGGTCGAGATGGGCATGCGGATGCTGAAGGTGCACCCGAACCATCAGGCGCTCCCGGCGAACGCCTACGCCGACGGGCTCGACGCGCAGGCCGAGATCTACCGCCGCTGCGAGGCGTTAGGCATCCCGGTGCTGATCCACACCGGCACGAGCGTGTTCCCGCGCGCGCGGTGCAAGTACGGCAACCCGCTCGAGATCGACGACGTCGCGATCGACTTCCCGGATCTCCGCATCGTGCTCGCGCACGGCGGCCGTCCGTTCTGGATGCGCGAGGCGTTCTTCGTGCTGCGGCGGCACGCGAACGTGTGGTTCGACCTCTCCGGCATCCCGCCGAAGCTGCTCCCCGAGTGGTTCCCGAAGCTCGCGGAGCTGGAGCACAAGCTGCTCTGGGGGAGCGACTGGCCGAGCCCCGGCGTGACCGGCATGCGGCGCAACGTCGACCAGTTCCTCGCGCTGCCCTACGCGGCGTCGCTCAAGCGCGCGGCGCTGGAGACGAATCCGGAACGGCTGCTTCCGCCGCTGCCTCTGACGGGCGGCCTCGGGTCGCGGTAAGTTCGCGGTCCCACCCGACATCCGGGCGCGGACCGCCGTCCCACGAGATGCACCTCGGAGGGAAGCATGCGCCGCCTCACGCACCTAGCCGTATTCTGCCTCGTCGCCGCCGTCGCCTGCGCGAAGAAGGACACCGCCGCGAACTCGACCGCCGCCGACACGACCACGCCCGCTGCGGTGGCCGCCCCCACGCCTCCGCCCCCGGCGCCGCTCACGCTCGCCGACGTCGCCGGGAAGTGGAACATGCGCGCCGTGCCCGACAGCGGCGACACCACCGCGACCACCTACGTGATGACGGCGACCGCCGACTCCACGTGGACGCTGCAGTTCCCGAACGGCCTGAAGGTCCCCGTGAAGGCCATGGCGTCCGGCGACAGCATCACCGTGCACGCGGGACCGTACGCGAGCGTGCGCCGCAAGGGCATGCAGGTCACCACCGACGGCGCGTTCCGGCGGCAGGGCGACCGCCTCACCGGAACGTCCACCGCGCACTACAAGACGACGCGTCCCGACTCCGTGCTGCACCTGCGCGTCGAGGGAACGAAGGCGCCGTGAGGCCTGGCGCGCCGGCGCGTCACCGCGCGCCGGCGCTCGCCGGCTCGACGCGAACGGGCACCGACTTCGAGATCGGTGTGTTGCTCCGCTCCGCCGTGCGCTCCACCGGCACGAGCACGTTCGTCTCCGGGAAGTACGCC carries:
- a CDS encoding TolB family protein, giving the protein MPRPLPDGTSLVYAVSRSGAANPASLSLVSLATGETTPLDVSAYAPLGTRGAWLLVERRDGVTGSIAAVPFDARRRRVGTTSVTLAQGLTFRTTVGLNASLADDGSLVYTRGVPGRRLAITDAGGAITATFPETRGFFDPHVSPDGRRVAVVVAEAGGADAPTADVWVYDVGSETPSRLTAGQLVRYVAWAPGGTRLVYVQNPVRGPSEIWTVSGDGSGAAERLYAAPEGVRIQSPPSYVDDGRAVIFEAIDQRTRRHEIWRVRLDSAGGAAGAPLLRSPFDLEDPQVSPDGRWLAYSSDETGQLEVYVRAYPALDRRVRISAAGGIAPTWASDGRRLFYQESETSGGLLAAAVAAASGSLAVTERREVLATSGGERPIAGWGDYDVRPGGAGFVLVRPVEERGQELVLVQHWDRELRARAGGR
- a CDS encoding acyl-CoA dehydrogenase family protein, with translation METLGWPFFEDRHRALAAELHAWAERELPAQHGDVDAACRDVVRRLGDAGWLGHAVPPLDVRTLCLVRETLARVDALAEFAFAMQALGSGPISLYGTAAQRERWLPRVARGEAIAAFAISEADAGSDVAAMRTVARPDGDAWIIDGEKTWISNAGIADQYVVFCRVADAERAYVALLVTPDDAGFSVTARIDTIAPHPLGTVRFDGCRVDADRVVGEPRKGLRVALGTLDVFRTTVGAAALGLARRALDEALAFAAARRIFGKALAEHQLTQARLARMATEIDASALLVYRAAWTKDGGAARVTREAAMAKMYATEAAQRVIDDAVQLLGGRGVTSGHPVERLYREIRSLRIYEGTTEVQQLVIAQQILEAHANPIER
- a CDS encoding SDR family NAD(P)-dependent oxidoreductase → MPNDDPYLRGKHAIVTGGSRGIGAAIAAELARAGADLTILARSTARLDQQAERLRALGAQVTALECDIAEEASVRACFARARDERGDAYVLVNNAGMAEAAPFGATSRELWDRTLAVNLTGVFTCTQQVLPAMLRARAGRVVNVASTAGLRGYKTMSAYCASKHGVVGLTRALAAETAKHGVTVNAVCPGYVATDMTEHAVSNVVRALGKSEEDARAMIVGTVPRGSLITPEEVASAVLWLCRPEAGAVSGVALPIAGGEMP
- a CDS encoding amidohydrolase family protein, whose translation is MIDGIRVTDCHIHIHPWRELRDDVLEVLRRGQDFERLVEVMYDPRLLLEIMDAEGIDRVGLVNYPAPEVMGTDLRTILHAARYAESAPDRMMWYGGVHPRHTTDPAGDVDRLVEMGMRMLKVHPNHQALPANAYADGLDAQAEIYRRCEALGIPVLIHTGTSVFPRARCKYGNPLEIDDVAIDFPDLRIVLAHGGRPFWMREAFFVLRRHANVWFDLSGIPPKLLPEWFPKLAELEHKLLWGSDWPSPGVTGMRRNVDQFLALPYAASLKRAALETNPERLLPPLPLTGGLGSR
- a CDS encoding enoyl-CoA hydratase family protein; amino-acid sequence: MSDIWPHHFAWRVEGRVGVVTFDRPERKNPLTFESYRELTDTFVALREARDVRAVVLTGAEGNFCSGGDVHEIIGPLVAMKRAGDDAGLLAFTRMTGDLVKAMRACPLPIVAAVDGACAGAGAILAMASDLRIGTARSRVAFLFARVGLSGADMGACAMLPRMIGFGRATDLLLTGRDMKGDEAQQCGFYNRLAAPESLLDDALALARSLADGPAAAHAVTKRCLHEEWDMDIESAIDHEAREQAACMRHEDFERAYHAFVEKRAPDFRGD
- a CDS encoding AMP-binding protein; amino-acid sequence: MTTGHVDTFCADNLPPRELWPVRDWTGVPELAYPARLNCAAELLDRMVATGHADRVALRWPGGRWTYAELLETSNRIANVLVNDLGLVPGNRVLLRGPNAPMLAASWLAVAKAGGVVVCTMPLLREREIHYIAEKANVHIALSDARVAPECDAAFAGIGTVTCYGTDDGSGLERLMRRAPSTFGNCDTAADDIALIAFTSGSTGQGKGTMHEHRDVLAITDCFPRYVLQPDAEDVFCGSPPLGFTYALGGLLLFPLRVGASALLLEQASPPHLAKAIAEHRPTVCFTAPTAYRAMCGMLGEHDVSSLRKCVSAGETLPRSVFDAWKSATGLDIIDGIGATEMLHIFISASGADIRPGSTGRVVPGYEARVVDDDGDEVPDGTVGHLAVRGPTGCRYLANPDRQREYVRDGWNFTGDSYRRDADGYFWYQARTDDIIVSAGYNIAGPEVENVLLEHPAVAECAVIGVPDEERGHIVKAVVVLRGAHDAGAAMAAELQEFVKARIAPYKYPRAVEFAHSLPRTSTGKLQRYRLRGGEPRA
- a CDS encoding RidA family protein, producing the protein MTGSDSVPLRPRDWAAPRGYTDGIVASGRLVVLAGQIGWNPQTAAFETDDFATQVRQALANVARLLDEAGAQPRHLVRLTWFVTDRAAFLASRRDVGAAYRELFGLHYPPMSVLFVSSLVEERAKVEIEATAVLPD